In Lates calcarifer isolate ASB-BC8 linkage group LG21, TLL_Latcal_v3, whole genome shotgun sequence, a single window of DNA contains:
- the taf15 gene encoding TATA-binding protein-associated factor 2N, with translation MATDSGYGGSQSYGSYTGQQGGQGYGQGNGSGSYAGQSYGGFGQQGATQDGYGQSQQQSYDNYGQESSGYGDKSSSYGQQASYGQQGSYGQQGSYGGQGGDSYGQQSSYAGQGQGGGGSGGSYGRWSEGEGGGQGGRFGRDHGDHSEGGGFRGRGRGGYDRGGYDRGGYDRSGGYDRGGRGGPPGMGGGDRGGYKNYGGGRDYGSRDEPAGEQDNSDNNTIFVQGLGEDVTVKEVGDFFKQIGIIKVNKKTGLPMINIYNDKATGRPKGEATVSFDDPPSAKAAIEWFDGKDFNGKPIKVSFATRRAEFTQRGGGRGGRGGFRGRGGGGGPNFDIKGGDWPCPNSSCGNMNFARRQECNKCGAPKPGDGGFGGGDRGGRGGYGGDRGGGFRGRGGGFRGGDRGGYGGGGGGGYGGGYKMGGRGDRRDDRRDRPY, from the exons ATGGCCACTG ATTCAGGCTACGGTGGCTCTCAAAG CTACGGATCATACACTGGTCAGCAGGGTGGACAG GGTTATGGACAAGGAAATGGCAGTGGCTCTTATGCGGGACAGAGTTATGGAGGCTTTGGACAGCAAGGTGCAACAcaag atGGTTATGGCCAGTCTCAGCAACAGAGCTATGATAATTATGGACAGGAATCATCTGG GTACGGGGACAAGTCGTCGTCATATGGACAACAAGCCTCTTATGGACAGCAAGGCTCTTATGGGCAGCAAGGTTCCTATGGTGGGCAGGGAGGAGACAGCTATGGACAGCAGAGCTCCTACGCTGGCCAGGGGCAAGGAGGTGGCGGCAGCGGTGGCAGCTATGGAAGATGGAGTGAAG GTGAAGGTGGTGGTCAGGGTGGGAGGTTTGGACGTGACCACGGCGACCATTCAGAAGGAGGGGGCTTCAGAGGCCGAGGCCGTGGCGGCTATGACCGTGGTGGATACGACCGTGGCGGATATGACCGCAGTGGTGGATACGACCGTGGTGGAAGAGGTGGACCTCCTGGTATGGG aggtGGTGACCGTGGTGGCTACAAAAATTACGGTG GTGGTCGAGACTATGGCTCAAGGGATGAACCAG CTGGAGAACAGGACAACTCTGACAACAACACCATTTTTGTACAGGGACTGGGAGAGGATGTCACAGTTAAGGAAGTTGGCGACTTCTTCAAGCAAATTGGTATTATCAAG gtgAACAAGAAGACCGGCCTGCCAATGATCAACATTTACAATGACAAGGCAACCGGTCGGCCAAAGGGAGAAGctacagtgtcatttgatgacCCGCCCTCTGCCAAAGCTGCTATCGAATGGTTTGATG GCAAGGATTTCAACGGCAAACCCATCAAAGTATCGTTTGCCACCCGCAGAGCTGAGTTCAcgcagagaggaggtggaagaggagggcGAGGAG GTTTCAGAGGTCGTGGTGGTGGCGGAGGACCCAACTTTGACATTAAAGGAGGAGATTGGCCCTGTCCCAACAG ctcttGCGGCAACATGAATTTTGCACGACGGCAAGAGTGTAACAAATGTGGTGCACCTAAACCAGGAGATGGAGGAtttggaggtggag ACCGTGGAGGCAGAGGAGGTTATGGCGGCGACAGAGGCGGCGGCTTCAGAGGTCGTGGAGGAGGTTTCCGCGGTGGAGACCGTGGTGGCTATGGAGGAGGCGGCGGGGGAGGATATGGAGGTGGCTACAAGATGGGTGGAAG AGGTGACCGTAGAGACGACAGAAGAGACCGGCCATACTAA